The Anoplopoma fimbria isolate UVic2021 breed Golden Eagle Sablefish chromosome 5, Afim_UVic_2022, whole genome shotgun sequence genome contains a region encoding:
- the tbc1d24 gene encoding TBC1 domain family member 24, with translation MAEEDYGSFVDWNQMGELAKSSGPTKVDCKDLKEFKQMARQGYWAKNHKLRAQVYQQLIKAIPCRTVTPDAEVYRDIMGNAATKKRSSHIQLPEFVDGSPLPRYCLKTEAVTSAHQIINCVSGQFPDISHCPSLPAVTSLLLHFSVDEAQCFEHVSRILACNEPGKRLLDQTFLAYESSCMTFGDLANRYCTAAHKMIVATAQDVLEVYSDWQRWVLGDLPFSHVVRFLDIYLVEGYKVLFRVALALLKFYRKHKAGAQGGQGSQQQDSSKVKDDIQAFVKGIASTVTPEKLLEKAFSIRMFSRKEITLLQLTNEKSLQQKGITVKQKRRNVQLALNPDTFSSEIVSAKEMRDIWSWIPERFALCQPQLLFTTSTHGCSLNRFYSHCEGYEPTLLLIRTTDGDVCGAFLSTDWEERKRGGNKLSFFGTGECFVFRLKPEMERYEWVVIRHPELASSVKTQDPEETASPEGQNSDNNGLQQPEKPAGELSPFLSARHFNLNSKNTSMFMAGNFDSIIVGGGDGNALYIDSELNHGRAGRCATFDNPPLCAESFQVALLEVWGFQDAMAS, from the exons ATGGCTGAAGAAGACTATGGCAGCTTTGTGGACTGGAACCAAATGGGGGAACTGGCCAAGAGCAGCGGGCCCACCAAGGTAGACTGTAAAGACCTGAAAGAGTTCAAACAGATGGCTCGGCAGGGTTACTGGGCCAAAAACCACAAGCTACGAGCGCAAGTCTACCAGCAACTCATCAAAGCCATTCCCTGTCGTACAGTTACCCCAGATGCAGAAGTGTATCGTGACATTATGGGAAATGCAGCCACTAAGAAGCGCTCTTCCCACATCCAACTTCCAGAGTTCGTGGATGGAAGTCCTCTGCCGCGGTACTGCCTGAAGACAGAGGCAGTAACCTCAGCCCATCAGATTATCAACTGCGTGTCCGGACAGTTTCCAGATATCTCCCACTGCCCGTCACTACCAGCTGTTACTTCATTGCTCCTGCACTTCAGCGTAGACGAGGCTCAGTGTTTTGAGCATGTCAGCCGCATACTGGCCTGCAACGAGCCAGGCAAACGGCTGCTGGATCAGACTTTCCTGGCCTACGAGTCCAGCTGCATGACTTTTGGTGACCTGGCCAACAGGTACTGCACAGCTGCCCACAAAATGATCGTGGCCACAGCCCAGGATGTGCTTGAGGTCTACTCCGACTGGCAGCGCTGGGTGTTAGGTGACCTTCCTTTCAGCCACGTGGTCAGGTTCCTGGACATCTACTTAGTGGAAGGCTACAAGGTTCTCTTCCGTGTGGCTTTAGCCTTGCTCAAGTTCTATCGCAAGCATAAAGCAGGGGCCCAGGGAGGCCAGGGCAGCCAGCAGCAGGATTCAAGCAAAGTTAAGGATGACATTCAAGCGTTCGTCAAGGGCATTGCCTCCACCGTCACCCCGGAAAAGTTGCTAGAGAAGGCCTTCTCCATCCGTATGTTTAGCCGTAAAGAGATCACCCTGCTGCAGCTCACAAATGAAAAGTCCCTGCAGCAGAAAGGCATCACTGTCAAACAGAAGCG GCGGAACGTACAGCTGGCACTTAACCCCGACACGTTCTCCTCTGAGATTGTCAGTGCCAAGGAGATGCGTGATATCTGGTCGTGGATCCCTGAGCGCTTTGCCCTGTGCCAACCACAACTCCTCTTCACCACCTCCACCCATGGCTGCAGCCTGAACAG ATTCTACTCGCATTGTGAAGGCTACGAACCCACTCTGCTCCTCATCCGGACCACAGATGGCGAT GTATGTGGAGCCTTCCTGTCCACAGATTGGGAGGAGCGGAAGAGAGGAGGCAACAAATTGAGCTTCTTTGGCACAGGGGAGTGCTTTGTTTTCAGG CTGAAGCCAGAGATGGAGCGCTATGAGTGGGTGGTGATCCGCCACCCTGAGTTAGCCTCCTCCGTCAAGACTCAGGACCCAGAAGAGACAGCCTCACCCGAGGGGCAAAACTCGGACAACAATGGCCTACAGCAGCCAGAGAAACCTGCTGGAGAACTATCGCCCTTCCTCTCCGCCCGCCACTTCAACCTCAACTCCAAGAATACTTCCATGTTCATGGCTGGCAACTTTGACTCCATCATAGTTG GAGGAGGCGACGGGAACGCTCTCTACATCGACTCTGAGCTCAACCATGGGCGCGCTGGCCGCTGCGCCACCTTTGACAACCCCCCCTTGTGTGCTGAGAGCTTTCAGGTTGCCCTTCTAGAAGTGTGGGGCTTCCAGGACGCCATGGCCTCATAA